The Solea senegalensis isolate Sse05_10M linkage group LG4, IFAPA_SoseM_1, whole genome shotgun sequence genome includes a region encoding these proteins:
- the cntn2 gene encoding contactin-2: MIQIMENLLCLLVLSLVHLKDAAGGDVCVSGHDSGPVFEQQPSSLIYPEGLSEGKVTLSCQARASPPASYRWLVNGTDVALGLDLRYTLVAGNLVISSPESVRDTGSYQCLAINRCGVVISRAANLKFGYLHDYPPDSRSPQTAYEGMGTFLACQPPPHYPALSYRWFINDFPNFIKKTDSRWFVSQVTGNLYLAKAELNDTGNFFCFTTISMDISTKSTFSKANQLNVLPDANPRKSAPSIKVRFPGETYALAGHTAQLECFAYGNPVPKLRWRKVDGLMPSKAGSSAEGPTLILQDLSFDDEGIYECEAYNSEGSDTYQGRITVQAQPEWLQVMSDSEVEISSELHWSCVAAGKPRPSVRWLRNGQPLSTQDRVVVNGARLKINNLALEDSGMYQCVAENKHGTIYSSAELRVQVQAPDFRSNPVRRLIPAARGGQVMIECRPRAAPKPSLFWSRGTELLTNSSRVTVTSDGILWIHNISRADEGKYTCFAENYLGKANSTGHLSVRDATKITLAPSNADINQGENVTLQCHASHDPTMDLTFTWALNGVLLDVEGSAGPYHRVDGKENIGDLLIVNAQLSQAGIYTCTAQTVVDSASTMARLVVRGPPGPPGGLLVRNVAETSVELRWSRGYDNHSPIGKYIIMGRSSLSSQWKKMRTDPVNIEGNAESARVMGLIPWMDYEFHVIASNILGSGEPSMPSQTIRTQQAAPTVAPSGLSGGGGDRNELIVTWTPMAREYQNGDNFGYTLAFRKKDTSSWTVVRILHVESSRHVYYNESLTPYSPFEVKIKAFNRRGEGPFSQIAVVHSAEEEPTVGPSSINATTLTAFDIQVSWEPVQQLSTNGILRGYEIRYWRQHEREAAADRVRTAGLETTARVSGLRPSTRYHVAVLAYNSAGTGPPSPRTTVTTRKPPPNRPPGNVSWKTDSSSVIVWWDHVKAMHNESAVLGYKVLYKHEGQAALKVLDKAKTSVNLPLPKDNGYVVLEIRSWGEGGDGPAHEIIVSRDTGTGMMVQNKAASTLSSYTLHLFTGLLFLTLTYLSGL, encoded by the exons ATGATCCAGATAATGGAGAATTTGCTGTGTCTACTGGTCCTCAGCTTAGTGCATTTAAAGGACGCTGCAG gtggtgatgtgtgtgtgtcgggtcATGACAGCGGGCCAGTGTTTGAACAACAGCCAAGCAGTTTAATTTACCCAGAGGGCCTGAGTGAAGGCAAGGTTACCCTCAGCTGTCAGGCCAGAGCCAGTCCACCTGCTTCCTACAG ATGGCTCGTAAACGGCACAGATGTCGCGCTGGGTTTGGACCTTCGTTACACACTGGTGGCTGGAAACCTGGTCATCAGCAGCCCCGAGTCTGTAAGAGACACTGGCTCATACCAGTGTCTGGCCATCAACCGCTGTGGAGTCGTCATCAGCAGAGCAGCCAACCTCAAATTTGGCT ACCTTCATGACTACCCTCCAGACAGCAGGAGTCCACAGACGGCATATGAGGGTATGGGGACTTTCCTGGCCTGCCAGCCTCCTCCACATTACCCAG CCCTGTCATACCGCTGGTTCATCAACGACTTTCCCAACTTCATCAAGAAAACCGACAGCCGCTGGTTTGTGTCGCAGGTCACGGGGAACCTGTATCTGGCTAAAGCGGAGCTGAACGACACAGGGAACTTCTTCTGCTTCACCACCATCAGCATGGACATCAGCACCAAGAGCACCTTCAGCAAAGCCAATCAGCTCAATGTTCTGCCTGATG CCAATCCAAGGAAGTCAGCACCGAGCATTAAAGTGCGTTTCCCAGGGGAGACTTATGCCCTTGCGGGACACACCGCCCAGTTAGAATGCTTCGCCTATGGAAA TCCGGTCCCAAAACTGCGATGGAGGAAGGTGGATGGACTAATGCCGTCCAAGGCAGGCTCCTCGGCAGAAGGTCCCACCCTCATCCTCCAAGACCTCTCCTTTGATGATGAGGGTATTTACGAGTGTGAAGCCTACAACTCAGAAGGAAGTGATACATACCAGGGACGCATCACTGTACAAG CTCAGCCGGAGTGGTTGCAGGTGATGAGCGACTCAGAGGTGGAGATCAGCTCAGAGCTTCACTGGAGTTGTGTTGCAGCTGGTAAACCACGACCCTCCGTAAGATGGCTCCGCAACGGACAGCCTCTCAGCACACAG GACCGGGTGGTGGTGAACGGAGCTCGTCTTAAGATCAATAACTTGGCTCTGGAAGATTCTGGAATGTACCAGTGtgtggctgaaaacaaacatggcacCATCTACTCCTCTGCTGAACTCAGAGTCCAAG TTCAGGCCCCAGATTTCAGATCGAATCCAGTGCGAAGGCTGATTCCAGCAGCCAGAGGAGGGCAGGTGATGATTGAGTGTCGCCCTCGAGCTGCTCCGAAGCCAAGCCTGTTCTGGAGCCGTGGCACAGAGCTGCTCACCAACAGCAGCAG AGTCACTGTAACTTCAGATGGAATCCTGTGGATACACAACATCAGCAGAGCAGATGAGGGGAAGTACACCTGCTTTGCTGAAAACTACCTGGGCAAAGCCAATAGCACTGGACACCTGTCTGTCAGGG ATGCCACCAAGATCACACTGGCTCCTTCCAATGCCGACATTAATCAGGGGGAGAATGTGACACTGCAGTGTCATGCCTCCCATGACCCCACCATGGATCTGACCTTCACCTGGGCCCTCAACGGGGTTCTGCTGGACGTGGAGGGTTCTGCAGGACCATACCACCGCGTGGATGGG AAGGAAAACATTGGTGACCTGCTGATTGTGAATGCTCAGCTGAGTCAGGCAGGAATATACACATGCACAGCTCAGACTGTGGTGGACAGTGCATCGACTATGGCTCGACTTGTGGTCCGAG GACCCCCAGGACCTCCAGGGGGTTTACTTGTGAGGAACGTTGCCGAGACATCGGTGGAGCTCAGGTGGAGTCGTGGCTACGATAATCACAGTCCCATTGGCAAATACATCATAATGGGCCGGTCATCACTATCATCACAGTGGAAGAAGATGAGGACGG ACCCAGTGAACATTGAGGGGAACGCAGAGTCTGCCCGTGTGATGGGACTGATTCCCTGGATGGATTATGAATTTCATGTCATTGCCAGCAACATCCTGGGAAGTGGAGAGCCCAGTATGCCCTCACAGACCATTCGCACTCAGCAAGCAG CTCCCACAGTGGCCCCCAGTGGActatcaggaggaggaggagaccgcAACGAGCTCATTGTTACCTGGACG CCCATGGCCAGAGAATACCAAAATGGGGACAATTTTGGCTACACCCTGGCATTCAGGAAGAAAGACACATCATCGTGGACAGTGGTGCGCATTCTTCATGTCGAGTCCTCTCGTCATGTCTACTACAATGAAAGCCTGACGCCGTACAGTCCATTTGAGGTGAAGATCAAAGCTTTTAACCGCAGAGGAGAGGGTCCGTTCAGTCAGATCGCTGTGGTGCACTCTGCAGAGGAAG AGCCAACAGTGGGACCGTCCAGCATTAATGCCACAACACTGACTGCCTTCGACATCCAGGTTTCCTGGGAGCCGGTCCAGCAGCTCAGCACCAATGGCATCCTTAGAGGATATGAG aTCCGGTATTGGCGGCAGCATGAAcgggaggcagcagcagaccggGTGAGGACAGCAGGActggaaacgacagccagggtGTCTGGACTTCGACCCAGCACGCGATACCACGTTGCAGTTCTGGCCTACAACAGTGCTGGCACAGGGCCACCCTCGCCACGCACCACTGTCACCACTAGGAAGCCAC CTCCTAATCGTCCTCCAGGCAATGTTTCATGGAAGACCGATAGCTCATCTGTAATAGTGTGGTGGGACCACGTGAAGGCCATGCACAACGAGTCTGCTGTTCTGGGCTACAAA GTCTTGTACAAACATGAAGGCCAAGCAGCGCTGAAAGTTCTGGACAAGGCAAAGACGTCAGTGAATCTGCCTCTGCCGAAGGACAACGGTTACGTCGTGTTGGAGATTCGATCTTGGGGAGAGGGCGGAGACGGGCCAGCGCATGAGATCATTGTGTCCCGGGACACAG GAACTGGTATGATGGTCCAGAACAAGGCCGCCTCCACACTTTCCAGTTACACTCTGCACCTCTTCACTGGCTTGCTGTTCCTTACTCTCACATATTTGTCGGGGCTGTGA